GTCGGCTTCTCGGGGATCCACTTCACGTCCGGCAGGCCGGCGCGGAAGTTCACCAGCCGGGCCACCACGAAGAGCAGGTCCGACAGGCGGTTCAAGTACATGGCCACCGCGGGCGGGGCCTTGTCCTCGCGAAGCAGCGTCACCACCCGGCGCTCGGCGCGGCGGCACACCGTGCGGGACAGGTGCAGCGCCGCGGCCGCGGGCGAGCCGCCCGGGAGGATGAAGTGCGTCATCTTCGGCAGCTCCTCCTCGTAGCGGTCGATGTGGCGCTCCATCTCCTCCACCCACTCCGGGCGCAGCTCCGGGATGTGGGCCGCCGCCTTGGTGTGCGGCGGCGTGGCCAGCACCGCGCCCACCGTGAAGAGCTGGTCCTGGATGCGCTGGAGGAAGTGCTCCAGGTCCGCCGGCAGCGGGAACGTGCGCGCAAGGCCCAGCGTGGCGTTGAGCTCGTCCACCTCGCCGTAGGCCTCCACGAGCGCGTCGTCCTTCGCCACGCGGCCACCGCCGAAGAGGCCCGTCTCTCCCGCATCGCCGGTCTTCGTATAGATCTTCATGGCAGCCCTTGTTTAACGATGCGACACGGCGAGTCCGTGTGGGGATGATCAGCGACGGATATATTGCTTGGCCCCTCGGCCCCGCCTAGGAAAAAGGCCCCATGCGGCCATACCTGAGTCTGATGGAGCACGTCCTGGAGCACGGGACGAAGAAGGGCGACCGGACCGGCACGGGGACGCTGAGCCTCTTCGGCCATCAGCTCCGCTTCGACCTCACCCAGGGCTTCCCCCTGGTGACGACGAAGAAGCTCCACCTGAAGTCCATCATCCATGAACTCTTGTGGATGCTCCGGGGCGACTCGAACGTGCGCTCGCTCCAGGAGGTGGGGGTCACCATCTGGGACGAGTGGGCCAACGCGGACGGCAGCCTGGGCCCCGTGTACGGCCACCAGTGGCGCTCCTGGAACACGCCGGACGGCGGCCACGTGGACCAGATGCGGCAACTGGTGGACGGGCTGAAGAAGAACCCGGACTCGCGCCGGCACCTGGTGAGCGCGTGGAACGTGGCGGACGTGCCCGCCATGAAGCTGCCGCCCTGCCACGTGATGTTCCAGTTCTACGTGGCCGACGGAAAGCTCTCCTGCCAGCTCTATCAGCGCAGCGCGGACATCTTCCTGGGGCTGCCCTTCAACATCGCGTCGTACTCGCTGCTCACGATGATGGTGGCGCAGGCCACGGGCCTCACCGCGCACGAGTTCATCCACACGATTGGCGACGCGCACCTGTACCTGAACCACGTGGAGCAGGCCCGGGAGCAGCTGACGCGCGAACCTCGCCCCCTGCCGCGCATGCGCCTGAACCCGGACGTGAAGGACCTGTTCGCCTTCCGCTACGAGGACTTCACGCTGGAAGGCTACGACCCGCACCCCGCCATCAAGGCGCCCGTGGCCGTATGAGCCCGCGCGTGTCCGCCATCGTCGCCATGGCGGCGAACCACGTCATCGGCCAGGGCAACACCCTGCCCTGGCGCCTGCCGCAGGACCTGGCGCGCTTCAAGCGCCTCACCCTGGGCCACACCCTGGTCATGGGTCGCAAGACGTACGACTCCATCGGCCGCCCCCTGCCCGGCCGCACCACGGTGGTCCTCACCCACCAGCGAGACTGGGCCGCGCCCCAAGGTGTCCGCGTGGCCCACACCGTGGACGAGGCGCTGGCGCTGGCGAGCGGCGACAGCGAGGTCTTCATCGCGGGCGGCGCGGACGTCTACGCGCAGACGCAAGCGCTGTGGCAGCGGCTCTACCTCACCCGCATCGAGCGGGACTTCCCCGGCGACGCCTTCTTCCCCTCCGTGGACCCGACTGGATGGAGGTTGGTGGAGGAGGAACGGCACCCCGAGGGCGACCTGCCCTTCGGTTTCTTCACCTACGAGCGTCAGGGCTAGCCCTTATTCCTGGCGTTTCCTGGGTGACTTACCGTGCGGGCTCCTCTCACCGAAGGAGCGTGCATGCGTCGTCACCTGATTCGTGGGCTGGGTCTGTTCGCGGTGCTGGGCCTGGCTGCCTGTGGCGGGCCCATCGAGGAAGGCACGGCCGCGGAGCCGGGCACCCAGGAGCAGGAGCTGCGGATCTGCCCGGACAGCGGCGTCTGTCCTGCGGGCGAGTCCTGCTACTACGGCCCGGGCGGCCCCTGCTATCCGTGC
The sequence above is drawn from the Corallococcus sp. NCRR genome and encodes:
- a CDS encoding dihydrofolate reductase encodes the protein MSPRVSAIVAMAANHVIGQGNTLPWRLPQDLARFKRLTLGHTLVMGRKTYDSIGRPLPGRTTVVLTHQRDWAAPQGVRVAHTVDEALALASGDSEVFIAGGADVYAQTQALWQRLYLTRIERDFPGDAFFPSVDPTGWRLVEEERHPEGDLPFGFFTYERQG
- a CDS encoding thymidylate synthase; translated protein: MRPYLSLMEHVLEHGTKKGDRTGTGTLSLFGHQLRFDLTQGFPLVTTKKLHLKSIIHELLWMLRGDSNVRSLQEVGVTIWDEWANADGSLGPVYGHQWRSWNTPDGGHVDQMRQLVDGLKKNPDSRRHLVSAWNVADVPAMKLPPCHVMFQFYVADGKLSCQLYQRSADIFLGLPFNIASYSLLTMMVAQATGLTAHEFIHTIGDAHLYLNHVEQAREQLTREPRPLPRMRLNPDVKDLFAFRYEDFTLEGYDPHPAIKAPVAV
- a CDS encoding cob(I)yrinic acid a,c-diamide adenosyltransferase, which codes for MKIYTKTGDAGETGLFGGGRVAKDDALVEAYGEVDELNATLGLARTFPLPADLEHFLQRIQDQLFTVGAVLATPPHTKAAAHIPELRPEWVEEMERHIDRYEEELPKMTHFILPGGSPAAAALHLSRTVCRRAERRVVTLLREDKAPPAVAMYLNRLSDLLFVVARLVNFRAGLPDVKWIPEKPTK